The Gloeomargarita sp. SKYB120 genomic sequence TGGTGGGCCGCTGTACCTCCACCACCAAATCGGCCAGGGAAACATTGGGCGTCGGGACCCGAAAAGCAATGCCGTTGAGTTTGCCGTTGAGTTCGGGAATCACCAAACCAACGGCTTTCGCTGCGCCCGTAGAGGTGGGCACGATGTTAATCGCTGCCGCTCGCGCCCGGCGTAAATCCCGGTGGCTGGCGTCTAACAGGCGCTGGTCGCCCGTGTAGCTGTGGGTGGTGGTCATCATGCCCTTGACGATGTGGAAGTGCTCGTGCAGGACTTTGACCACCGGCGCTAGGCAGTTGGTGGTGCAACTGGCATTGCTGATCAGGTGGTGCTGGTCGTGGTTGTACTCGTGGTGGTTGACCCCCACCACAAAGGTGGCAATGCTGGCGCCTTTGCCCGGTGCTGTGATCATGACCTTTTTGGCCCCGGCGGTCAGATGTTTGCTCGCGCCTTTTTCGTCCACAAACACCCCGGTGGCCTCGATCACCAGGTCAATCCCTAGGTCGGCCCAGGGGAGGTTTTCCGGGTTGCGGTCGGAATAGCACTTGATGGTTTTGCCGTTGACGGTGATGGAATTTTCGTCACTGGTGATGGCTACATCCCACCGCCCCAACGTGGAGTCGTATTTCAGCAGGTGGGCGTTGGTCTTCGGGTCAGAGGTGTCGTTAATGGCGACTACGTCAATCTGGGTGGTCGCCCGGCCCATCCAGCAGCGCAGGACGTTCCGCCCGATGCGGCCAAAGCCATTGATTGCAACCTTAATCACGGTAGTCCTCGACGGTGATGATGGCGTGAATTTGCCCACCATCTTACCACCGTTTGGGTCTGCTCACTGAGGATCTAGCTGAAGGTTTTGGGATGGCCGGTTTTTTGCTTAGGCGATTCTTGATATGATAGCCGCTGAACCGTGGTGTTGCCGGGAGTGAACATGCCGCCCCGCCCTGTGGACCTATCTGGCCGACCGTTTCACTTTATCGGTATCGGGGGCATCGGGATGTCGGCTTTGGCCTATATCTTGACCAAGCGGGGCATTCCGGTTTCGGGGTCGGATGTGGCGCCCAACGGCATCAGCGACCGGCTGGCGTCTCTGGGGGTGCGCATTACCGCCCAAGATGGCTCAGCGTTGCGGGTGGCGGGGCAACCCTTACCGCAAGTGGTCTGGTCCACCGCCATCGGGGCGACGAATGTCGAGTATCAACTGGCCCAGGCGTTGGGGTGTCCACTGGTGCATCGCTCGGATGTGCTGGCGGCGCTGGCCCAAGAGTACGAGAGCATTTTGGTGGCGGGAACCCACGGGAAGACGACGACCAGCGGCCTGATTGGGCACCTCCTGTTGCAGGCAGGCTGGGACCCGACGATTGTAATTGGCGGTGAAGTGAGCACCTGGGGCGGCAACGCGCGCTTGGGGCAAGGGCGCTTTTTGGTGGCCGAGGCCGACGAATCGGACGGGACGCTGGTGAATCTCCAGGGCCAGGTGGGGGTGATCACCAACATCGAGTGGGACCACACCAACCATTTCGCCTGCTTGGCTGACGTGGTGGAGACGTTTCGCGCCTTTGCCGCCAACTGTGAGGCGCTGGTGGTCTGCACCGATTGCCCGACGGCGGCGGCGCTCGTGGCGTCATTGCACCGGCCAGTGGTGACCTATGGGTTAAAGGGCCTGCCTCACTACGGGGTGCAAGGGGTGGACTATACACCGGCGGGCATCCGCGCCCAGGTGGTGCAGGGCCAACAGATGTTGGGGGAACTGACGATTCCGCTGCTGGGCGCACACAACCTGCGCAATACCCTGGCGGCGGTGGCCGTGTGCCGAGAACTAGGCATGGGGTTTGACGCCATTCAAGCAGGGGTGGCGACGTTTGCGGGCGCACGGCGGCGGTTCGAATTGCGGGGACAGGCCAACGGCATCGAATTTTACGACGACTACGCCCATCACCCTAGCGAGATTCGGGCGACCTTGAGCGCGGCTCGCCAGCGCTGGCCGCAGGGGCAACGGCGGTTGGTCGTGGTCTTTCAGCCCCATCGCTACAGTCGCACCGCTAGTTTGCTGCCGGATTTTGGGCCAGCGTTTGCCGAAGCCGACCTGGTGGTGCTGGTGGATATTTACGGCGCTGGCGAGGGCAATCCCACTGGGGTGACTGGAGAGGATGTGGCGGCCCAGGTGCGGCGGTACCATCATCAGGTGCAGTACATTCCCACGCTAGAGGCCCTGGAGCAGGAACTTCCCCTGCTACTCCGGCCAGGGGATGCGGTGTTGTTTTTGGGAGCAGGCAACCTGAACCGGGTAATTCCCCGGCTGATGACGATTTACCAGGCCGATGCGCCGGTGACGGTAGGATGACTGCGGTGGTTCTTTGGCAAGCCCAGGTGCCGCTGGCGGCTTGGACGACCTATCGCGTTGGAGGCAACGCCCAATGGTTTGCCTGTCCACGCACGCTGGCAGAACTCCAGGCGCTCCTGGCTTGGGTGACTCGGGAGCAGGTACCGCTGACGGTGCTCGGGGCCGGTTCCAATGTGTTGATCAGCGACCGAGGCATTGAGGGCTTGGTGCTCTGCACTCGCTATTTGCGAGGAGCGACCTGGGAAAAACAGACCGGCCAGGTGATAGCAGCCGCAGGAATGCCCTTGCCCCAGTTGGCTTGGGAGGCGGCGCGACGGGGCTGGCGGGGATTAGCTTGGGCGGTCGGGATCCCGGGCACGGTTGGCGGTGCGGTGGTGATGAACGCTGGTGCGCAGGGGGGGTGTACCGCCGAGTACTTGGTCAGCGCCGAGGTCTGGATGGACGGGCAAATTCGGACCCTGACCCCCGCCGACCTGGACTACCGCTACCGTGACTCCAGGCTGCAGCGAACCCTGGGCGTGGTGCTGTCGGCCCGTTGGCAATGTTGCCCTGGGGATGACCCGCTGGCGCTGTTGCAGCAGACGGGGGCCTACCTGCATCACCGACGCACGACCCAGCCCTACCATTTGCCCAGTTGCGGCAGCGTGTTTCGCAATCCCCCCCAGTACGCCGCTGGTTGGCTCATCGAACAGAGCGGTCTCAAGGGGTTTCAAATCGGCCGGGCCCAGGTCTCACCCCTACACGCCAACTTCATCGTCAATTTAGGGGGCGCAACGGCGCAAAATATTTACGACTTGATTTGCTATGTGCAGGCGACGGTAGCAGAGCGCTGGGGGATTCACCTGCAACCGGAGGTCAAGTTTCTGGGGGCGTTTGGTTGACGGCTCGGCAAAGGCGCTACACTGAAGTCGCTGGCGATTCACCCGTCAGGAATTGTTGAGTCAGACGTGATGCTTTCTGGTTTTGCTCGGACGACCGAACGCCAGGCAGAAATTGCCGAAGTCCTCCTGCGCAACGGCTGGAAATTTATGCGGCAGTTGGTGTTGGGGAAAAAAGCGGGCGAGCCGGAATTACCCCCACCGGCGGTGCTGCGGCAAATCCTGGTGGAACTGGGGCCGGTCTACGTCAAGTTAGGGCAACTGCTCAGCACCCGCCCTGACCTGTTGCCGGTGCGCTACACGGAGGCCTTGAGTTCGCTGCAAAGTCGGGTGCCGCCGGTGGATTGGTCGGATATGGAGGTGGTAATCCGCCGGGAATTGCCCCAGCCCTACGGCACGGTGTTTGCCCATGTGCATCCCCAGCCGGTGGCCGCTGGTTCCATCGGGCAGACCTATCGGGCTACCTTGACCGACGGGACAGAAGTCGCCCTTAAGGTGCAGCGACCGGGGATTGCCGAGGTGATTGACCAGGATTT encodes the following:
- a CDS encoding type I glyceraldehyde-3-phosphate dehydrogenase; amino-acid sequence: MIKVAINGFGRIGRNVLRCWMGRATTQIDVVAINDTSDPKTNAHLLKYDSTLGRWDVAITSDENSITVNGKTIKCYSDRNPENLPWADLGIDLVIEATGVFVDEKGASKHLTAGAKKVMITAPGKGASIATFVVGVNHHEYNHDQHHLISNASCTTNCLAPVVKVLHEHFHIVKGMMTTTHSYTGDQRLLDASHRDLRRARAAAINIVPTSTGAAKAVGLVIPELNGKLNGIAFRVPTPNVSLADLVVEVQRPTIAEEVNAVLKAASEGPLKGILDYNEEPLVSSDYRGTNASSIVDAPLTMVIDGTLVKVVAWYDNEWGYSQRVVDLAEHIACCWPR
- the murC gene encoding UDP-N-acetylmuramate--L-alanine ligase; translated protein: MPPRPVDLSGRPFHFIGIGGIGMSALAYILTKRGIPVSGSDVAPNGISDRLASLGVRITAQDGSALRVAGQPLPQVVWSTAIGATNVEYQLAQALGCPLVHRSDVLAALAQEYESILVAGTHGKTTTSGLIGHLLLQAGWDPTIVIGGEVSTWGGNARLGQGRFLVAEADESDGTLVNLQGQVGVITNIEWDHTNHFACLADVVETFRAFAANCEALVVCTDCPTAAALVASLHRPVVTYGLKGLPHYGVQGVDYTPAGIRAQVVQGQQMLGELTIPLLGAHNLRNTLAAVAVCRELGMGFDAIQAGVATFAGARRRFELRGQANGIEFYDDYAHHPSEIRATLSAARQRWPQGQRRLVVVFQPHRYSRTASLLPDFGPAFAEADLVVLVDIYGAGEGNPTGVTGEDVAAQVRRYHHQVQYIPTLEALEQELPLLLRPGDAVLFLGAGNLNRVIPRLMTIYQADAPVTVG
- the murB gene encoding UDP-N-acetylmuramate dehydrogenase; translated protein: MTAVVLWQAQVPLAAWTTYRVGGNAQWFACPRTLAELQALLAWVTREQVPLTVLGAGSNVLISDRGIEGLVLCTRYLRGATWEKQTGQVIAAAGMPLPQLAWEAARRGWRGLAWAVGIPGTVGGAVVMNAGAQGGCTAEYLVSAEVWMDGQIRTLTPADLDYRYRDSRLQRTLGVVLSARWQCCPGDDPLALLQQTGAYLHHRRTTQPYHLPSCGSVFRNPPQYAAGWLIEQSGLKGFQIGRAQVSPLHANFIVNLGGATAQNIYDLICYVQATVAERWGIHLQPEVKFLGAFG